From Spirosoma aerolatum, one genomic window encodes:
- a CDS encoding outer membrane protein assembly factor BamB family protein — MIRLDHKGAILGLVVSSVLGAGMITSEGPITTGKDWPNYGGNKAGNRYSPLDQINTQNVASLAVAWMYDASEKPDANGRRPDRAIQCQPIVVNGVLYGTTPDLNLFALKAGTGEQLWRFEPSRNDRRNSNRGVVYWENGSDKRILYTVGSSLYAVNAETGKSIANFGTEGKADLHAGLQTNLDHDVSKLSVNATSPGIVYRNTFIIGSSVSESGDAAPGHIRAFDVVTGKLKWVFHTIPQPGEFGYDTWPKDAYLKIGGVNNWSGMVLDERRGVVYFGTGSPASDFYGGDRKGQNLFANCIMALEAETGKMKWYYQTIHHDLWDRDHPCPPNLITLHRPGPDGKPRRVDAVVQTTKDGLVYVLDRDKGTSLFPIDERKVPINGLPGEHPWPTQKFPRKPLPLTRQVYTEADITDLSPEAHAYVKERYLRLKTDNKFAPPSEKGTLLFGYSGGAEWGGNAIDPSGILYQNVNEDPWELIMTKRADLAQRNTPVTAGNALYIANCATCHGQDRRGSGPELPSLIDIGKKRSADEIKTLLKTGSGRMPSFGHLSEKDRDALVSFLLNTESGLAKVAQASAATPVTGSNNGFPYVPAYVSKVWQRFTDQEGYPGIKPPWGTLNAIDLNTGDYLWRVPLGEYPKLAKKGIPTTGTDSYGGPLVTAGGLVFIAGTKDEKIRAFNRKTGKVVWEYQLPAGGFATPISYEVSGKQYIVIAAGGGRGQKIGGNYIAFALK, encoded by the coding sequence ATGATTCGTCTGGATCACAAGGGAGCCATTTTAGGACTGGTGGTAAGTAGCGTACTTGGAGCGGGTATGATCACGAGCGAAGGCCCAATAACGACGGGTAAGGATTGGCCCAATTACGGAGGCAATAAAGCCGGAAATCGCTATTCGCCACTGGACCAGATCAATACCCAAAACGTAGCGAGCTTAGCAGTAGCCTGGATGTACGATGCTTCTGAAAAACCGGACGCTAACGGGCGTCGGCCTGATCGGGCCATTCAGTGTCAACCCATTGTGGTGAATGGCGTTTTGTACGGGACTACGCCCGATCTAAATCTGTTTGCCCTGAAGGCTGGAACGGGTGAGCAACTCTGGCGCTTTGAACCATCACGCAATGATCGGCGCAATTCCAATCGCGGGGTGGTATACTGGGAGAATGGGTCCGACAAACGAATTCTCTACACCGTAGGGTCAAGCCTGTATGCCGTCAATGCCGAAACGGGTAAATCCATTGCCAATTTTGGTACAGAAGGCAAGGCCGATTTGCATGCGGGGCTACAAACTAACCTAGACCATGATGTAAGTAAGCTATCTGTCAATGCAACTTCGCCGGGAATCGTATATCGTAATACGTTCATTATCGGGTCAAGTGTATCCGAATCGGGTGATGCAGCCCCTGGTCATATTCGGGCGTTCGATGTGGTCACCGGCAAACTGAAATGGGTGTTTCATACGATTCCGCAGCCAGGCGAGTTCGGTTATGACACCTGGCCGAAAGATGCCTACCTGAAAATCGGGGGCGTCAATAACTGGAGTGGGATGGTACTCGATGAACGAAGGGGAGTCGTCTATTTCGGAACTGGCTCGCCTGCATCCGATTTTTACGGGGGCGACCGCAAAGGCCAGAATCTGTTTGCCAATTGCATTATGGCGCTGGAAGCCGAAACAGGCAAGATGAAATGGTATTATCAGACCATCCATCATGACCTTTGGGACCGGGATCACCCTTGCCCACCCAATCTGATTACCTTGCATCGCCCTGGCCCAGACGGTAAACCCCGGCGCGTAGATGCGGTCGTGCAGACCACTAAAGACGGACTAGTGTACGTGCTGGATCGGGATAAAGGAACTTCCCTGTTTCCGATAGATGAACGGAAGGTGCCCATCAACGGCTTACCTGGCGAACATCCCTGGCCGACGCAGAAATTTCCTCGTAAACCACTCCCACTAACCCGGCAGGTGTATACCGAAGCGGATATTACCGACCTGTCGCCAGAAGCGCATGCGTATGTAAAGGAGCGGTATCTTAGGCTAAAAACGGACAATAAATTTGCCCCGCCATCCGAAAAAGGTACGCTGCTGTTCGGCTACAGTGGAGGGGCCGAATGGGGCGGCAATGCCATCGACCCGTCAGGAATTCTTTATCAGAACGTAAACGAAGACCCCTGGGAGCTGATTATGACTAAACGAGCCGATCTGGCACAGCGCAATACCCCTGTTACGGCGGGCAATGCGTTGTACATCGCGAACTGTGCCACCTGTCACGGGCAGGATCGGCGTGGCAGTGGCCCCGAGTTACCGTCGCTCATCGATATTGGGAAAAAGCGGTCGGCCGATGAAATTAAAACCTTGCTGAAAACCGGGAGCGGTCGGATGCCCTCGTTCGGCCATCTGTCGGAGAAAGATCGGGATGCGCTCGTTAGTTTCCTGCTGAACACCGAAAGCGGATTAGCTAAGGTAGCGCAGGCTTCGGCTGCTACACCCGTTACCGGTAGCAACAATGGCTTCCCGTATGTGCCTGCTTATGTAAGCAAGGTGTGGCAGCGCTTTACCGATCAAGAAGGCTATCCGGGCATTAAACCACCCTGGGGCACATTGAACGCTATTGACCTGAACACGGGCGATTACCTCTGGCGGGTTCCGTTGGGTGAGTACCCCAAACTGGCGAAGAAAGGCATTCCTACCACAGGAACTGATAGCTATGGCGGCCCATTGGTTACGGCAGGTGGCCTGGTCTTTATTGCTGGAACGAAAGATGAAAAGATTCGGGCCTTCAACAGGAAAACGGGTAAGGTAGTTTGGGAATACCAGCTTCCGGCGGGTGGTTTTGCAACGCCCATCAGCTACGAGGTGAGCGGAAAACAATACATCGTGATTGCCGCTGGGGGCGGTAGAGGCCAGAAAATCGGTGGAAACTACATCGCCTTTGCCCTCAAATAG
- a CDS encoding sugar phosphate isomerase/epimerase family protein has protein sequence MSLSDSSSASTPKPLSPVGFNLLVWTAAISEQMNPIADRLKAIGYDGVECFIDTQDVAVYQKFGDHLKQTGLQSTCVTVVGPDTNPASESASIRQQAVEHLKGVVDRAHAMGASVICGPFHSAFATFTRREPQPEEYDRSAEVLHTVGDYARQAGIVLTPEALNRFECYLCNTMEQLAELVRRTDHPNVRAMFDTHHANMEEKRFPDAIRTIAPYLAHVHISENDRGTPGDGHIPWDDTFRTLAEINYQGWMTIEAFTRNDIDFANSINVWREFSSPWDIAENGLKFIRSMQTKYAR, from the coding sequence ATGTCATTATCCGATTCCTCATCCGCTTCTACACCCAAACCTCTATCGCCAGTTGGCTTCAACCTGCTGGTCTGGACGGCGGCCATCTCCGAACAAATGAACCCCATCGCCGATCGGCTGAAAGCAATTGGCTACGATGGTGTCGAATGTTTTATCGATACGCAGGATGTGGCTGTTTACCAGAAGTTTGGCGACCATTTAAAGCAGACGGGCCTGCAAAGTACCTGCGTAACAGTGGTAGGTCCCGATACCAATCCGGCCAGCGAATCGGCCAGTATACGACAACAGGCCGTGGAGCATCTGAAAGGGGTAGTCGACCGGGCACACGCAATGGGCGCATCGGTCATTTGCGGCCCCTTTCATTCGGCTTTTGCCACGTTCACCCGTCGTGAACCCCAGCCCGAAGAGTACGACCGCAGTGCCGAAGTGCTACATACGGTTGGCGATTATGCCCGGCAGGCTGGTATTGTGCTGACGCCCGAAGCGCTCAACCGCTTCGAATGCTACCTCTGCAACACGATGGAACAACTGGCCGAGCTGGTCCGCCGGACTGATCACCCAAATGTGCGGGCCATGTTCGATACGCACCACGCCAACATGGAAGAAAAACGCTTCCCGGATGCCATTCGAACAATTGCTCCGTATCTGGCCCACGTCCATATCAGCGAAAACGACCGAGGTACGCCCGGTGACGGACATATTCCCTGGGACGATACCTTCCGAACGCTGGCCGAGATCAACTACCAGGGCTGGATGACGATTGAAGCCTTTACACGCAACGACATTGACTTCGCCAATTCGATCAACGTCTGGCGGGAATTCAGCAGCCCATGGGATATTGCCGAAAACGGCCTGAAGTTCATCCGGTCGATGCAGACAAAATACGCCCGTTAA
- a CDS encoding PVC-type heme-binding CxxCH protein, with product MRPFVARKTSVYTLFAMVGFLIMPMSAFQRKHYPTDEPPIQLKKDTHISLIGNNLGSRMMNYGLFETELQVRYPAYQLFIRNMCDGGDTPGFRPHASRFAPWAFPGAEKFQTELANNSESEGHFETPDQWLTRLKTDVIVAFFGYNESFQGKEGLANYKAELDAFIKWTLSQKYNGVTAPQLALVSPIAFEDLSATYDLPNGKKENENLRLYTEGMKEVAQQNKVLFVDAFTPSLAWYEATPEPLTIDGSQLNEAGYKKLSLLLADQLFGQTAAQAEANRAFVQEAVLEKNWMWHNDYKIPNGVHVYGRRYNPFGPDNYPAEIEKIRQMTAIRDTAVWQAASEGKRMDIAAADERTRQLPTVKTNFNPEKNGSLTYLYGQDALSKLKVPAGYKIELFASEQEFPDLAKPMQMSFDNKGRLWVACMPSYPHYKPGDPKPNDKIIILEDTNGDGKADKQTVFADKLHLPLGFEIAKEGVYVSQGTNLKLFTDTNGDDKADKVEILLSGYDDHDTHHNSHAFTVDPSGAIYSGEGVFLHTNVETSYGPVRATNGGFYRYAPQLHKLERTAQLSIPNPWGIAFDDWGQPFFAETSSPDVRWMMPGTVLPRYGEATDKSKQLIEEAHRVRPTSGLEFVSSRHFPDDIQGDFLINNTIGFLGTKEHTLVDDGTGYKSKHRMDLVVSDDRNFRPVDMEFAPDGSLYLIDWHNILIGHMQHNARDPLRDHSHGRVYRITYPSRPLVTPAHIDGASVEELLDNLKLPEYRTRYRTRRELRGRDASEVLSKLKSWVAKLDKNDPRYEHHLLEGLWVSWGMDKVDQNLLRQVLKAKDYHARAAAVQVVRYTGHQVADQANLLMQAAKDENSRVRLAAIVAASWIGKEKGLPILAEAAKKPLDDWMMPAYETAVAHLKGENVKKKKEITVTSSLKGKELDLYTQGRQIFAKEGYCITCHQADGKGLAASGFPPLAGTNWVTGSEDRLIKIALKGLMGPIEVAGKNYPGQVPMTPFGGLLNDQEVAAVLTYVRNSFGNKAPAVLPENVKKVRLATQQKKDFYTPTQLLKEHPLEK from the coding sequence ATGCGACCATTCGTAGCCCGAAAAACCAGCGTTTATACCCTGTTTGCGATGGTGGGTTTTCTCATCATGCCCATGAGTGCGTTTCAGCGGAAGCACTACCCGACTGATGAACCGCCCATCCAACTCAAAAAAGACACGCATATTAGCCTGATCGGTAATAATCTGGGGTCCAGAATGATGAACTATGGACTGTTCGAGACCGAACTCCAGGTTCGTTATCCCGCTTATCAGCTGTTTATCCGCAATATGTGCGATGGTGGCGACACGCCTGGATTCCGGCCACACGCCAGCCGATTTGCCCCCTGGGCCTTTCCCGGAGCTGAAAAATTCCAGACCGAACTGGCCAACAATTCCGAAAGCGAAGGCCATTTCGAAACCCCCGACCAGTGGCTTACCCGTCTGAAAACCGATGTGATTGTCGCCTTTTTTGGCTATAACGAGTCGTTTCAGGGCAAAGAAGGGCTGGCCAATTACAAAGCCGAACTCGACGCCTTTATAAAATGGACGCTGAGTCAGAAATACAATGGCGTAACGGCTCCCCAACTGGCCCTGGTTTCGCCCATTGCCTTTGAAGATTTATCGGCTACCTACGACCTGCCGAATGGCAAGAAAGAGAATGAAAACCTCCGGCTCTATACCGAAGGTATGAAAGAGGTGGCGCAACAGAACAAGGTACTTTTTGTGGACGCCTTTACGCCCTCGCTGGCTTGGTACGAAGCGACTCCCGAACCCCTCACCATCGACGGGTCGCAATTGAACGAAGCAGGCTATAAAAAACTGAGCCTGTTACTAGCCGATCAACTGTTCGGGCAAACAGCTGCCCAGGCCGAAGCCAACCGGGCCTTCGTTCAGGAAGCGGTACTGGAAAAGAACTGGATGTGGCACAACGACTATAAAATTCCAAACGGCGTTCACGTGTATGGGCGTCGGTATAATCCGTTCGGGCCGGACAACTACCCCGCCGAAATTGAAAAGATTCGGCAAATGACCGCCATTCGGGATACGGCCGTCTGGCAGGCGGCTTCCGAAGGCAAACGGATGGATATTGCTGCAGCCGATGAGCGTACCCGCCAGCTCCCAACGGTGAAAACCAACTTTAATCCCGAAAAAAACGGGAGCCTGACCTACCTTTATGGCCAGGATGCGTTGAGCAAACTAAAAGTACCCGCTGGTTATAAGATCGAACTGTTTGCCTCGGAGCAGGAGTTCCCCGATCTGGCCAAACCCATGCAGATGTCGTTCGACAACAAAGGGCGGCTTTGGGTGGCCTGTATGCCCAGCTACCCCCACTACAAACCGGGCGATCCAAAACCCAACGATAAAATCATTATTCTGGAAGATACCAATGGCGATGGCAAAGCCGATAAGCAAACCGTTTTTGCCGATAAGCTGCACCTGCCGCTGGGCTTCGAGATCGCCAAAGAAGGTGTCTACGTTTCACAGGGGACTAATCTCAAACTATTTACCGACACCAATGGCGATGATAAGGCCGATAAGGTTGAAATCCTGTTGAGTGGTTACGACGACCACGATACGCACCACAACAGCCACGCCTTTACGGTCGATCCATCAGGGGCCATCTATTCGGGCGAAGGGGTGTTTTTGCATACCAATGTCGAAACCTCCTACGGCCCCGTTCGGGCGACCAACGGCGGTTTTTACCGCTATGCGCCCCAACTTCATAAATTGGAACGCACGGCCCAGCTATCGATTCCAAACCCATGGGGTATTGCCTTCGACGATTGGGGCCAGCCATTTTTTGCCGAAACATCCAGTCCCGATGTGCGCTGGATGATGCCGGGGACGGTACTGCCTCGCTACGGCGAAGCAACGGACAAATCGAAACAGTTGATCGAGGAAGCGCACCGGGTACGTCCCACATCAGGGCTGGAATTTGTATCGAGCCGCCATTTCCCGGATGACATTCAGGGTGATTTTCTGATCAACAACACCATCGGTTTTCTGGGAACCAAAGAGCACACGCTGGTCGATGACGGAACCGGCTACAAAAGCAAGCACCGAATGGATCTGGTGGTGAGCGATGACCGGAATTTCCGACCCGTCGACATGGAATTTGCGCCCGACGGCTCGCTGTATCTGATCGACTGGCACAACATCCTGATTGGTCATATGCAGCACAACGCCCGCGATCCCCTGCGCGATCATTCGCATGGCCGGGTGTATCGCATCACCTATCCGTCACGCCCATTGGTAACACCAGCCCACATTGATGGAGCCAGCGTAGAGGAGCTATTGGACAACCTCAAACTGCCTGAGTATCGTACCCGCTATCGGACTCGGCGGGAACTGCGCGGACGGGATGCGTCTGAAGTACTATCGAAGTTGAAAAGCTGGGTAGCAAAACTGGATAAGAACGATCCTCGCTACGAGCATCACCTGCTGGAAGGGCTGTGGGTAAGCTGGGGAATGGACAAAGTCGACCAGAACCTACTCCGCCAGGTACTGAAAGCGAAAGACTACCATGCCCGTGCAGCCGCTGTTCAGGTGGTACGGTATACGGGGCATCAGGTAGCCGATCAGGCAAACTTGCTGATGCAGGCGGCTAAAGATGAGAATAGTCGGGTTCGCCTGGCGGCTATCGTAGCAGCTTCTTGGATTGGCAAGGAAAAAGGATTGCCCATTCTGGCCGAAGCAGCCAAAAAACCGCTGGACGACTGGATGATGCCTGCTTACGAAACAGCGGTGGCTCACCTGAAAGGCGAAAATGTGAAAAAGAAAAAGGAGATCACCGTGACATCCAGCCTGAAAGGGAAAGAACTGGACCTGTACACCCAGGGCCGACAGATTTTTGCCAAGGAAGGGTACTGCATTACCTGCCACCAGGCCGATGGAAAGGGACTGGCCGCTTCGGGCTTCCCTCCGCTGGCGGGAACCAACTGGGTGACGGGCAGTGAAGACCGTCTGATCAAAATCGCCTTGAAAGGGCTGATGGGTCCCATAGAGGTCGCTGGAAAAAACTATCCCGGCCAGGTACCTATGACACCCTTTGGTGGTTTACTGAACGATCAGGAAGTGGCGGCTGTGCTTACTTATGTCCGAAACTCCTTCGGCAACAAAGCCCCGGCGGTCCTGCCCGAGAATGTTAAAAAGGTACGATTAGCCACGCAACAAAAGAAGGACTTTTATACCCCCACTCAGTTGCTGAAAGAGCATCCGCTGGAGAAATAA
- a CDS encoding ThuA domain-containing protein: MKTKRRAFLQTITGLASLSALSAVSAAAPQKPLVVFVTGDHEYSGELTLPLIAAELEKNYGMRTKVLKAYPDYNGEKDIPGLEALREADLAVFFLRWRQLPQQQLDYIDAYLKSGKPVMGFRTTTHAFNYPEGDPRIRWNAFGEFAFGAPPGWGGKAAHTHYGHKSTTDVTIIPEAAKNPILTGVAPSFHVASWLYRVRPDYPAKGATWLLMGKSVNPDKEAIDNPVAWTWKNEWGGKAFMTTLGHPEDFQVEAFQRLVINAIHWDLGLPVPTRWKGKININVPYGHP, from the coding sequence GTGAAAACAAAACGAAGAGCCTTTCTGCAAACGATTACCGGATTAGCCAGCCTGAGTGCCCTATCAGCCGTCAGCGCAGCCGCCCCTCAGAAACCGCTGGTGGTATTTGTGACCGGCGATCATGAATACAGTGGCGAATTGACCTTACCGCTCATTGCCGCCGAACTGGAGAAAAATTATGGCATGCGCACCAAAGTCCTCAAAGCCTATCCCGACTATAATGGCGAAAAAGACATTCCAGGCCTGGAAGCCCTGCGCGAAGCCGATCTGGCAGTATTCTTTCTTCGCTGGCGACAACTCCCTCAGCAACAGCTCGATTACATCGACGCCTATCTCAAATCCGGTAAGCCGGTGATGGGTTTCCGCACCACCACTCATGCCTTCAATTACCCGGAAGGCGACCCACGTATCCGGTGGAATGCCTTCGGGGAGTTTGCTTTCGGAGCACCTCCGGGCTGGGGGGGCAAAGCCGCCCACACGCACTACGGCCACAAGAGTACGACCGATGTGACCATCATTCCTGAAGCAGCTAAAAACCCAATTCTGACCGGTGTGGCTCCCAGCTTTCATGTAGCCTCCTGGCTGTATCGGGTACGGCCCGACTACCCCGCCAAAGGCGCTACCTGGCTGCTGATGGGGAAATCGGTCAATCCCGATAAAGAAGCTATCGACAACCCGGTAGCCTGGACCTGGAAAAATGAGTGGGGCGGCAAGGCCTTTATGACTACGCTGGGCCATCCCGAAGATTTTCAGGTCGAAGCCTTCCAGCGGCTGGTAATCAATGCCATTCACTGGGATCTAGGCTTACCCGTGCCCACACGCTGGAAAGGTAAGATTAACATCAACGTACCCTATGGCCATCCTTAA
- a CDS encoding sugar ABC transporter substrate-binding protein, producing MKPISSIVLTISLISTLVACNQSTTSESSQNGDGKKLVIGATMLSMQNEFIVNVHDEMAKKAEADGIDLITVDAERSALKQVEQVESFIAQHVDAIIMNPCEVEASSPAVTKALAAKIPIINVNSETSTKPSAFVGSDDVESARIAMKFIADKLGGKGTIVMMHGYMGQAAQIKREQGAREILKQYPNIKLIAHQTAEWDRAKAMSLMENWIQSYGSQINAVFAQNDEMGLGAAKALADAGLKDKVVVVSIDAIPDALQAVQKGTLDATVFQNAQQQGSKAIETAEKIIKGQPYEKETLIPFQLVTKANLSQFMK from the coding sequence ATGAAGCCGATTTCATCCATAGTCCTCACAATCAGCCTGATTAGCACCTTAGTAGCCTGCAATCAATCCACTACCAGCGAAAGCAGCCAAAACGGAGACGGCAAAAAACTGGTGATTGGCGCTACCATGCTCAGTATGCAGAATGAGTTTATTGTCAATGTTCATGATGAAATGGCTAAAAAGGCCGAAGCCGATGGGATTGACCTGATCACGGTCGATGCCGAACGGTCGGCGCTGAAACAGGTAGAGCAGGTCGAAAGCTTCATTGCCCAGCATGTCGACGCGATCATTATGAACCCCTGCGAGGTAGAAGCCAGTTCACCCGCCGTTACCAAAGCCTTAGCTGCCAAGATTCCAATCATCAACGTCAATTCGGAAACCAGTACAAAACCTTCGGCCTTTGTGGGTTCGGATGATGTGGAGTCGGCCCGGATTGCAATGAAATTTATTGCCGACAAGCTGGGTGGCAAAGGCACCATCGTTATGATGCACGGCTATATGGGTCAGGCAGCACAGATCAAACGCGAACAGGGGGCCCGCGAAATCCTGAAGCAATACCCAAACATTAAATTGATTGCCCACCAAACCGCCGAGTGGGACCGCGCCAAGGCCATGTCGTTGATGGAGAACTGGATTCAGTCATATGGTTCGCAGATCAATGCCGTCTTCGCCCAGAACGACGAAATGGGATTGGGGGCGGCAAAGGCACTGGCGGATGCGGGTCTGAAAGATAAAGTCGTTGTAGTCAGTATCGACGCCATACCCGACGCCCTTCAGGCGGTTCAGAAAGGCACACTGGATGCAACCGTTTTCCAGAATGCCCAGCAACAAGGCTCAAAAGCCATCGAGACGGCCGAAAAAATTATTAAAGGCCAACCCTACGAAAAGGAGACGCTTATTCCGTTTCAGTTAGTGACGAAGGCCAATTTGTCTCAGTTCATGAAATGA
- a CDS encoding ABC transporter permease: protein MENNLNSYFDKDSGSYKLLVRLQEVRKYGLLIAFVAVCLALSLTTPRFLTIQNLMIIVTQVSINALLAFGVTFVIITGGIDLSIGSMVAVTGVVAATFAHPDEYPVIVPVAVGLLAGLLFGAFNGFVVTRSKVPPFIVTLGTMTIGRGLALIISKGRPVSNLSDSFNFIGGGKILGIPTLIIILIVAFIACTVVLRKTVLGRYMYAVGGNEQAARASGIELGTVKMIVYTLCGGLAALAGILLTSRITTGQPNAGAGFELDAIAAAIIGGTSTSGGTGTITGTLLGALLIGVISNGLDLLNVTSYYQQVVMGIIIIGAVVLDSVNQPSR, encoded by the coding sequence ATGGAAAACAATCTCAACAGCTATTTCGACAAGGATAGCGGGTCATATAAACTACTGGTGCGCCTACAGGAAGTTCGCAAATACGGCCTCCTGATTGCGTTTGTCGCGGTTTGTCTGGCGCTCTCCCTCACCACTCCCCGCTTTCTGACCATCCAGAATCTGATGATCATTGTGACGCAGGTTTCCATCAATGCGCTGCTGGCGTTTGGGGTTACGTTTGTCATCATTACAGGGGGTATCGATTTGTCGATTGGATCGATGGTAGCCGTTACGGGGGTGGTAGCCGCCACGTTTGCTCATCCCGACGAGTACCCGGTAATCGTTCCGGTCGCCGTGGGGCTACTGGCCGGACTCCTCTTCGGTGCTTTCAACGGATTCGTAGTGACCCGCAGTAAAGTTCCGCCGTTTATCGTTACCTTAGGAACCATGACTATCGGCCGTGGCTTAGCCCTGATTATCAGCAAAGGTCGTCCCGTCTCTAATCTATCCGACTCCTTCAATTTCATCGGTGGAGGCAAAATTCTGGGTATTCCTACGCTGATTATCATTCTGATTGTAGCCTTTATTGCCTGCACAGTCGTGCTTCGAAAAACCGTGTTAGGTCGTTATATGTATGCCGTAGGTGGTAACGAACAGGCGGCCCGAGCTTCTGGTATTGAGTTGGGTACAGTCAAAATGATCGTCTACACACTCTGTGGAGGCCTGGCAGCCTTGGCTGGTATTCTGCTAACCTCGCGCATTACAACGGGACAGCCGAATGCGGGCGCGGGTTTCGAACTGGATGCGATTGCGGCTGCTATTATTGGTGGCACCAGCACCTCGGGAGGAACCGGCACCATAACCGGAACACTGCTTGGAGCCTTACTCATCGGCGTCATTAGCAATGGCCTCGATTTGCTCAACGTAACCTCTTATTATCAGCAGGTTGTGATGGGCATCATTATCATCGGCGCGGTTGTACTGGATAGCGTCAATCAACCGAGTCGTTAA
- a CDS encoding sugar ABC transporter ATP-binding protein — translation MNPNSDYILQVSGLTKTFSGVKALDQVQLAVRKGEVHALMGENGAGKSTLMKILIGLLPADSGEIIFEGEELTAAHVRDVMKKGISMIHQEMLVVPELTVAQNIFLGRETKGRLFSWLDDRTLTKQAAALLREMAIQIDPDLKMKYLSVAQMQMVEIAKAISNNAKVIIMDEPTSALSEKEVATLFRLIKDLTAKGVAIIYISHKMEEITALADTITVLRDGKYIGTRPASELDMDTLITMMVGRKIESLFPASTTQRGKEILSVKQLSRHGQFTNISFAVHEGEVLGIGGLMGAGRTEVARTIFGLDQPNSGQIYIRGEQVYIRSPQDAIRRGIGYVSEDRKGFGFIPRLSVRENITLASLPVHAKGGLVRAASESAVADRIMADLRIKAASPEQFVTFLSGGNQQKVVIGKILLSSPSIIILDEPTRGIDIGAKAEIYKLIHQLKEAGKAIILISSELPELLGLSDRILVMAKGKQTAELSAQEASQEVVMHYAMQV, via the coding sequence ATGAATCCCAATTCCGATTACATTCTTCAGGTAAGCGGGCTAACCAAAACGTTTTCGGGCGTGAAAGCACTCGATCAGGTTCAGTTGGCGGTGCGCAAAGGAGAAGTTCATGCGCTGATGGGTGAGAACGGGGCCGGAAAGTCCACCTTAATGAAGATTCTGATCGGTCTTTTACCTGCCGACTCAGGAGAAATCATCTTCGAAGGGGAAGAACTGACGGCCGCTCATGTCCGGGATGTGATGAAAAAAGGCATATCTATGATTCATCAGGAAATGCTGGTCGTTCCTGAATTGACCGTCGCACAGAATATTTTCCTGGGTCGGGAAACGAAGGGCAGACTGTTTAGCTGGCTGGATGATCGAACGCTTACGAAACAGGCGGCTGCATTGCTCCGGGAGATGGCTATCCAAATCGACCCTGACCTCAAAATGAAGTACCTGAGCGTGGCCCAGATGCAGATGGTCGAAATAGCAAAGGCCATTTCCAACAACGCCAAGGTGATCATCATGGATGAGCCGACCTCAGCCCTTTCGGAAAAAGAAGTCGCCACCCTCTTTCGGCTGATTAAAGACCTCACAGCCAAAGGCGTAGCGATTATCTACATCTCACACAAGATGGAAGAAATTACCGCTCTGGCCGATACGATCACGGTACTTCGCGACGGCAAATACATCGGCACCCGACCCGCTTCCGAACTGGATATGGATACGCTGATCACAATGATGGTGGGTCGGAAAATTGAGAGTCTGTTTCCAGCGTCTACAACCCAGCGGGGAAAGGAAATCCTGTCGGTGAAGCAATTAAGTCGTCATGGGCAGTTTACCAATATCAGTTTTGCCGTCCACGAAGGTGAAGTGCTGGGCATTGGGGGCTTGATGGGGGCAGGCAGAACCGAAGTTGCCCGCACTATTTTCGGCCTTGACCAACCCAATAGTGGCCAGATTTATATCCGGGGAGAACAAGTCTATATACGTTCCCCACAGGACGCCATCCGGCGGGGCATTGGCTACGTGAGCGAAGACCGGAAAGGCTTCGGATTTATTCCCCGGTTATCGGTACGGGAGAATATAACCCTGGCAAGTTTACCCGTTCATGCCAAGGGCGGACTGGTTCGGGCAGCGAGTGAGTCGGCAGTTGCCGATCGTATAATGGCTGATCTGCGGATCAAGGCCGCCAGCCCTGAGCAATTCGTCACGTTTTTGAGCGGGGGAAACCAACAAAAAGTAGTCATTGGCAAAATATTGCTTTCCTCCCCATCAATCATTATTCTTGACGAACCGACACGCGGTATCGACATTGGCGCGAAAGCTGAAATTTATAAACTCATTCACCAATTGAAAGAAGCGGGTAAAGCTATCATCCTGATCTCGTCTGAACTTCCTGAACTCTTGGGACTGAGCGATCGGATACTGGTCATGGCGAAGGGCAAACAAACGGCTGAACTATCGGCTCAGGAGGCTTCGCAGGAGGTCGTTATGCACTACGCGATGCAGGTTTGA